One Desulfobacterales bacterium genomic window carries:
- a CDS encoding DUF599 domain-containing protein — MSVFVVIQSWFAGFAPADWAGLAFFLAGLFGYRFFLAQMLKYRPTDLFLGKLQKYRTAWIEAHSGGTDNMVVVQTLRNTIMSASFLASTAVILIMGAFNLLHTLGRAGAALEPTVEVVKILLIILLLFYTFFNFTWYIRETNYMSFILNIPKDRLDQIEDGDSTARIAQMFLTSGIYFSLGMRGYYFLVPLLLWFFSPVLMIGATGAILYILLRRDLAGG; from the coding sequence ATGTCCGTATTTGTTGTCATTCAGAGCTGGTTCGCGGGATTTGCACCAGCCGACTGGGCCGGGCTGGCCTTTTTTCTGGCCGGTCTTTTCGGCTACCGCTTCTTTCTCGCCCAGATGCTGAAGTATCGGCCAACCGATCTTTTTCTCGGCAAGTTACAGAAATACCGCACCGCCTGGATCGAGGCCCATTCGGGCGGAACGGACAACATGGTGGTGGTTCAGACCCTGCGCAACACCATCATGAGCGCCTCTTTCCTGGCCTCCACCGCGGTGATCCTGATCATGGGCGCCTTCAACCTGCTCCATACCCTGGGCCGGGCCGGGGCTGCGTTGGAACCGACCGTCGAGGTGGTCAAGATCCTGTTGATTATTCTCCTGCTCTTTTATACCTTTTTCAATTTTACCTGGTATATCCGCGAGACCAATTACATGTCCTTTATCCTCAACATCCCCAAGGATCGCCTGGATCAAATCGAGGACGGTGATTCCACCGCCCGGATCGCCCAGATGTTCCTCACCTCCGGGATCTATTTCTCCCTGGGCATGCGCGGTTATTATTTCCTGGTTCCCCTGCTGCTCTGGTTCTTCAGCCCGGTCCTGATGATCGGCGCCACCGGGGCCATCCTTTACATCCTGCTGCGTCGCGACCTGGCCGGCGGGTAA